TTAGAACTCATGACTTAGTGTAAATATACCCCTATAACCATTATACCAAAAGTCACATTACGTAAATATGTATGTCGTTGATTGTAAGGTTATATAGTATTAGTATGACTTATATTACGTTATTCAAAATGATATATCAaactataatacctatataaaaagtaggtaattataaaaaatgtagtgcATCGTGCGTGCACCCATGTtttttgtaccatttttttaaattcagataGTCACCTGGTTGTCACGGCAGAAACCCTGGGCTGGGCCTATACGCTTCATCCACTGTCAGGGATTGGAAATAAAGTCgatgtcaacactgtcaaaagCTTTTCAAAAGTCTACAAGTATGGCTTTGCTCACCAAGTGCACGATGTATGGACATGCCAACAGGCCCAGGCCTGCAATGAAGCTGGAGGCGCCCATGGCCTGTGCACGCAGTACCGTGGGCAGCAGCTCCCCTATCTGCACGTAGAATACGGAAAAAGAAGCTCCGATACATAGGCGGCCCACCATCGCTAGAGCCACTGTGATCCACGGCCAATCTGAGAGAGAGAATCATGAGTTATGTACACCCATTAAAAACATATTGATTATGTCATTCTTGTCTTGTAATAGTATTATATAGTACTTGActttaataaaattgaattaagtTGCAGCTAACAAAAATAGACAAACTCTCGTTCTCTATCTGAGGCTTTCCTCATAGCTGGAAATAGTAGTCGTCATTGATTAATCGATCAAAAATTGATAGTAGTCAGCATGGGAGGCGAGTACTGTTATACATAACACACGCGTTTAGATACAATTTTATATTGGGGCTTAGTCCATCTGATTTGAGACTTAGCTGTCTGTAGCTGATACCTTATTTTGGACAGAcgggtttaattttaattatttaaaatgtttcatGGTTGCAAGTTGCAACATAAAAACCAAAACATGTCAGTACAATAATGAAATTAGTACCTTCAGGTACAAACACGCAGCACAGGCAAGCCAGTCCGCCGATGCAGCTGAATACACAGAGAACCCATCGCCGCCCGAGGCGCTCCATACAGCGCCATGCAATGAAGTACGAAGGCACTTCTACTGCGCCACCTGAAACGCCCATTCGTGCTTTTAAATCATACTTAGGTActtgtttttttcttgttttgcttCCTTACGTACCTTTTGCGATGTTATTACACGCAACTATTcaagccaagggcctgacactctttgatagagaaagatagtcttattgcgattcctataagaggaaagagaaaacagcgccatgctttgtccttatcaccgaccgggtggcataaTAAGTAGGAGGCgatagcgaaataccgaaatttataagagtgaaagagaaaaaatcctatgctgcccaaattttatataaatattctttctCATACCCCcagtcgctcggtggcgcgtctataactacttgtatatactgtcTACGATTCAAGCGATATTGTAGTCTATAAAAgtttacatacatttattttaaatgaatataaaaTGCGCATCAATTAGTGGACATCTTGTGATTAAAGTTCAGGAGTTGTTTAACTTAACCCCTCGTATGCTTAGACATTGATCCGTGCGTGGGAATTTTAATctattgttttaaatgtcaagGTCACTTTTTCAATAATCAAATTTGACAGGCAGTATACGAGGGGTTAAATAGTTTTTCCTGCTTTGAGGATTGTAGTGTTCTCATTGCATTTGACGTCAAACATAATTTTAGATTCTAATTATTAGTAGAACCGATTGATGGTAGATGAATCGACACTTCGTCTTAAAACGAGTATAAGTAAGACGAAGgctcaaaaaattcaaaatagaaTATTTACCAATGAAAAATGCTAAGTAATCGTCCACTCCTAAATTAGGCGTATTATAACTCAAGCCATTATACACAACACCCAAAGATACccaattaaaagttaaaaatataaacttttttctGATATTTGGATATCTAAACATATCTAAAAGTGATGCTTTGCAATCCCCTTCGGAATTTTGTTCAtctattttcttattttcttcACTATCTGGGCTCTCTCTGAAAATTCTATTTACAAGTTGTACGGATTTCTTTCTTATAGTCAAAGGAAAAGTGTACGTTTCCATTTGTGTTTTTGGTGAGGTTTCTTCTATATTAAAAGTTTCAACTTCGTCATCAGGTGGAGAATCTACTGTAACTTCGGGAGCTTCTGAATTCTTTAGCCTCGTTCTTCTGTTTACTATCTCAGCTACTTCTAAGGCAATTATTCTTTCAATACTTTCTGACTTAGGTGTTTCTTCTGGCGGGTTTGGGTTGGGTTTAAACGTAAGCATGTTGCTTATCCGCCTATTGTTGAATTCTTCTTTGTTTGTGAGTAAAGGAAATCCCGGTATGTGACCGTTGGCATTAGATAGCATTGTCGTCTCTGCATCTTCttgttctttaatttttttctgaaaaatacatattaatgaaaataaataactgaCCTTGatcatctattttatttattgatatttaattgAAGTAAGGCTCTAAATACCAGTTGCACTTAAACAACTTATGAGTATCAAAGAGAAATGAGTAATCATGCAAGCGTTGAATACTGATCTAAATTCTGTAGAATTGGTAGTTGGTTTTGATTTGGCTGGAAGTCTTTTTCAATTACCTGGCAAAGTAAAAGAcatggaggttttgggattatactgagcaacttttactgcgAGACCAACCCTAAAATCGCGAAATAAAATTTAGCTGTTttttacattttggctggtccattttctatgggagggtaattttttttcgcgatttcgtggttgatctcgtagcaaaagttgctcagtataatccctaaacctctctggcaacgggaatgcacttattttttggccacccagTATAGAGTCAATGGCTAAGTGTGGAATGTCACtgtgtcaaatttctataaaaagtcTGTATTGTGGTAGTGTTAGCTTATACGGACTCTGATAATAAATATTACTGACATGTAACTCCAGCAGAAATCCTTTGGGCAACGTAATGCCGTTCCGTTTAGCGAGGTTGATGAGCACGTTCTCCGCTTCGGCTACGCGTCCACGCCCTACCAGCCACCGTGGGGATTCAGGGGTTGTCCAGAAGAACCTGAAATATCGAACTTTAACTTAAAACATGCATTCGAGATATAAGTATCGCAATTCAGAGGTGAATGAAATTACACATACAGACTAATTTACATTGTCAAGTtctacaaatattaccttaatctaaatatcagagcaatttcttgatgcagttattatttttcttaaaaacattgaattattatagatatgacaaacttaataataagaatttcacaataGAATCGtgaaacaccaaaattgtataaaaaaatactagtctagaaactttctagaataaaaatctaaatgtctaaatgtcaaaaaattatttatttattcatggcaaactacatttcatacaaacgtattacaaagaaaaagtatatttaaaaaaaaaagtaagtaggtaagtatagtttaccacgaaatggtcccgcctcagcataatgcttaccttaaagcaaagatagatataactccgtaatagatggatacagtctaaggaaaaaacgtgcctagaaaatcacgaaaatttgattctcgatcagatggagccactagttttggcctactctcgtatagagggcgttgacagtttcgtttgttatttataattttaacgcatatcagtgaaagaacatgggtcaaaatcatataaaaataattaatgcaaaaaaaaaacatttatccatatttaaatacattttaacgtatttttataaatcttcatttttagttttaaagtatgtcgatagatggcagtgaatttacagtggttacaaaatttactatgacatgtACTGTCTCTATCTTATTAGCGagtccaccaccaccaccaccaccaccactttGCGGTGgcgtcagcgccatctaaccTGCGCTGACTCTAACTACTCTATTAGACTTATTAGTATATTTAGTAAGCCACCAGTACTAGCAGCCTACCACAATATTAATGTGTTGCCACACTCACCCGTAAAGAACAACGAAGGGCAGACTGGTGAGCAGAGAGAGATAAAACCAGTCGCGCACAGCATACGCCAGCAGAGCTAGTAGGCACATACCCGCGGCAAACATCATGCCTACCACAATACCTGCAACATACTTTCTGTtgaatatgtggtattttctataaaaagagaccttattgtcgatggcgcttacgccattattaacgatgctccgatataaatacaatgccgcgcgacgctgtgcggcgtaagcggcatagacaataaggtcccttttcatagaaaatgcccataTATTCACTAATAACACAAATAcacataaagttataaatatagagcTGTACCTAAGAAGGGTACATTATGATAGTAGCGACCCACCCCAACCGTCGCGGGACCAGGCTGAAAATCAGCGCGGAGCCCTCTGGCACCGCACATGCTGAGATTGGGACCCTTTGCCTCACCATAGATTtaagttaatagttattatgttatgttaagttgatatttaagtttaagtttagtttatattgtatttttaagctatcctttcataaattgtagattttttcctaaggtgtggcaataaagattttttatttatttattgatttatataattaaaaataatataacttgaatgcataaaaaaaccgaccaagtgcgagtcggactcgcgcacgtagggttccgtaccattaagcaaaaaacggcaaaaaaatcacgtgtgttgtatgggagccccaattaaatatttattttattctgtttttagtatttgttgttatagcggcaacagaaatacatcatctgtgaaaatttcacaatatcacggttcatgagatacagcctggtgacagacatacagacagacagacagctgaGTATTAGTAaccgggtcccgtttttaccctttgggtacggaaccctaaaaaagaaaactaaacaagtCCAGTCCCCAAGAATTTGTTAAATAATGTGGCATATGGCAATGGTAATTTTCAAAAGTGGATCTTGGATCCAATAAGAAATCTAAATCGACGTAAATCTTCCCAATAATGAGTCCTTAGTTCATATATAATGGATAGGTACATAGTAACTATATGCTTAGACGCTTAGACTGATAAGCATGTTACCCTGATGAGGGTTCCTTTCGCTGCATGGCGCAATGGGGAAATTTTTTTTGTGCATTCTTAACTCATACTGGAAATactgatataaataaaaaaccgtccaagtagtcggactcgcccaccgagggttccgtataaatttaactttttttatttttttttattttttcattttttacacatttatagttttcaggtttttccctgtacttgtagtgtaagacgatattttATAGATTTAGGTCAACGGGTagtaccctatcaattttgTTGCCCTTGACAGTGTCGAAATACACATTTTTTGTGGCATAAATGgccgtatattttttttacgtttacttagaagtttgtttttttcacagcttcaaagGGTTATAGCCATATACTCagggttttaatttcaactcgatacatCAACGCGTTCCCgtgataaagggtcttgacagacagactaaTGGACAAAAAAGTGGTCCCATAAGGCGTCCggttttccttttaaggtacgaaaccctaaacaTTAGTGCTATGATAAAAACTTTAGGTACTAAAggttaaaatcatatttacTAGAAAGGTCCTTTTACCTATAGTGTAAGCGAATACTAAAATGTCTCCATAACTTCTTTAATTTAACGTTTCCGTTTTCTAAAATACGGTATGGATATGTAACTTAAAAGGTCCTATCTTGAACAGCTGTTTCAAGTTTTTAATGTGTTAAAAATGTTCATCTTCGATGTTTTAAATCGATTAGTCGTAATCGAAACTTAacaatttcaaaaaacatttagggcctacttattgttgtttaattacacatatatattaatGACACCAAACCCCTATCATCTTTAATTACATTTGACTCGTATCAAGTTCGTGAACCTAAACATTGCTTCGCCACGACATCATTTACAAACAATATTAAACTTTATATCAAATATAATAGGTTCTTTACTAACTGCATCGATAAAATGGTCTTACCAACTTGTTTTTACCGCTACTTTGACCTGTGGTTTATTACTTAATGCGTTTTTGAACCGCAAACATATTTGTATTTTGCGAAGACTTAAAGAAGATTCTTACTACAAATATTATGTGAATGGAATATTAGCTTAGTGTGAAtaacaacaaggttcaaattggATTACCTTGAAAGATTATATTAAACTTCAGTGTTATATTTGCGGTTATTTGcaaaataaaacttgtttaGTTATCACTGTGAATCGAGACAAGGAAGACGCACAAATATTCTCGAATATGGTTATTAAAACTAAAGCAATGTTATAACTGAGATTGGAGTTGTTTAGTAGCAGCTTAAAGAAGTTTGAGTGTAATAATCCCGTTCAACTGAAAATCAAAAGGATTTGTAAAGACAGTTGTTGTGAATCTGTGTCATCGCATGTGATTGATAAACAGGTATGTTAGTCAGTCTTAATAGGAATACCTACgattaattaagtacctaacttacctagtatttttgtatttatatttggaAATTATTTAACAGCATGTATCTCAAATGTCCAAAGAATTTGGTAAGAAAAATGTGAGGAAAGGCAAATTTCTTTCAGAAACAAAAAGTAGCAGGTACCTGCTTAGTTATCTGAAATAGCACCGGGGTTATCTTAAAGGTTTGTGCTGtattataaaaccaatttaatGCATTTTGAACCCAAACTTAGCCGTCCCAAGATTACCAGAACATGCAAACCtcgaacaaaaacaataactaaCCTAGGATTTGACGGTATCCAAAAATGTAATGGTTCGGTTTCTAGTTAAGTGCATTATAAAGTTGCTAGTTAGTATGACTACTGCTACAAAGACTGAGGCAAATTGATAACCATCTCAAGTGTTCCAGCCATGAAACTGCATCAGCTAGCAGTGCTGAGTGCGTGTGTGACGCTGGCGGCTGCGCTGCGCGTACGTcgtgacgatgatgatgatgatgatgacatagaCCTCACACCTACCGGCCGTAAGTTTCATCCTTGAGTCCCAGGGATCTAAATATGTTAGCCAAAAAACGACCCTGAGGTTCTTAAATTGGAATTAAATATTGATTGTAATTGAGGTCGTAATATCGCGGGACTAAAGGTGTTAAGTTAAGACCCGCTTTACACAGTCCAGTCCTCTACGGACAA
This DNA window, taken from Cydia strobilella chromosome 21, ilCydStro3.1, whole genome shotgun sequence, encodes the following:
- the LOC134751005 gene encoding organic cation transporter 1-like isoform X2; protein product: MRKVTTRRLVPAEGETERKEQIAKVTEAILKLRKEPVPCTNGWSFSTSQYERTLVTEFALVCDNDWLPRTSNTLFWVGSIFGNLFFGWMSDRYGRRPTILLMIFLEVPLAISTSFITSYWGYTALRVACGLFFPALYQQPFILALELMPPKKRTSAGIVVGMMFAAGMCLLALLAYAVRDWFYLSLLTSLPFVVLYGFFWTTPESPRWLVGRGRVAEAENVLINLAKRNGITLPKGFLLELHKKIKEQEDAETTMLSNANGHIPGFPLLTNKEEFNNRRISNMLTFKPNPNPPEETPKSESIERIIALEVAEIVNRRTRLKNSEAPEVTVDSPPDDEVETFNIEETSPKTQMETYTFPLTIRKKSVQLVNRIFRESPDSEENKKIDEQNSEGDCKASLLDMFRYPNIRKKFIFLTFNWVSLGVVYNGLSYNTPNLGVDDYLAFFIGGAVEVPSYFIAWRCMERLGRRWVLCVFSCIGGLACLCCVFVPEDWPWITVALAMVGRLCIGASFSVFYVQIGELLPTVLRAQAMGASSFIAGLGLLACPYIVHLAVYLRALPLIVLGILAVLAGIMSLFLPETLNQPLPQTLGDGELIGRNFKIFSCVGVKSNIRAHEDLC
- the LOC134751005 gene encoding uncharacterized protein LOC134751005 isoform X1; translated protein: MTSWSAELDEAAQLATKAGCWHALLFYLLCALASIPTSFLIFSQVFTNATPEHWCAPSPELESLALPDQLIKSLTVPEHNGVSESCRTYTVDPQTLFVVLNDYVDERTEIIREGGVMRKVTTRRLVPAEGETERKEQIAKVTEAILKLRKEPVPCTNGWSFSTSQYERTLVTEFALVCDNDWLPRTSNTLFWVGSIFGNLFFGWMSDRYGRRPTILLMIFLEVPLAISTSFITSYWGYTALRVACGLFFPALYQQPFILALELMPPKKRTSAGIVVGMMFAAGMCLLALLAYAVRDWFYLSLLTSLPFVVLYGFFWTTPESPRWLVGRGRVAEAENVLINLAKRNGITLPKGFLLELHKKIKEQEDAETTMLSNANGHIPGFPLLTNKEEFNNRRISNMLTFKPNPNPPEETPKSESIERIIALEVAEIVNRRTRLKNSEAPEVTVDSPPDDEVETFNIEETSPKTQMETYTFPLTIRKKSVQLVNRIFRESPDSEENKKIDEQNSEGDCKASLLDMFRYPNIRKKFIFLTFNWVSLGVVYNGLSYNTPNLGVDDYLAFFIGGAVEVPSYFIAWRCMERLGRRWVLCVFSCIGGLACLCCVFVPEDWPWITVALAMVGRLCIGASFSVFYVQIGELLPTVLRAQAMGASSFIAGLGLLACPYIVHLAVYLRALPLIVLGILAVLAGIMSLFLPETLNQPLPQTLGDGELIGRNFKIFSCVGVKSNIRAHEDLC